Within the Candidatus Rokuibacteriota bacterium genome, the region ACCGGACTGCCCACCTAGAAAGGAATCGAGATGGCCGAAGAGCCCGTCGTCGTTCCCCACGAGCGCCTGATCGAGTTCATCGTGTCGGTGCTCGAGGGCGTCAAGATGTCGCCCAAGAACGCGCGCCTGACCGCCGATCTGATGGCGCGCACGGACCTCCGCGGCGTGGACTCGCACGGGATCGGCATGCTGCCGAAATACGTGGAGTGGACGCGCCTGGGATTCATCCACCCGTGGGCCGAGCCGACCGTCGCCCGGGACGATCTCGCGACAGGGCTCGTGGACGGTCAGAAGGGGCTCGGCCACCCGGCGAGCGTCATGGCCATGGAGCTGGCCATCGCCAAGGCGGCGACCTACGGCATGGGCATCGTCGCCGTGCGGAACTCGAACCACTTCGGCGCCTGCGCCAACTACTCGATGATGGCGCTCACGCGCGGGATGATCGGGCTCGCCTTCACCAATCCCCCATTCGTGGCCATGGCTCCCACCTTCGGGCGCAAGCCCATGATGGGCACCAACCCGATCAGCGTCGCCGCGCCGGCCGCCGCCCGCGAGCCGTACGTGCTCGACATGGCGACGACCACCGTCGCGGTGGGCAAGTTGAACATCGCCCTGCGCTGGAACAAGCCTATCCCCGAGGGATGGGGGCTCGACGAACGGGCGC harbors:
- a CDS encoding Ldh family oxidoreductase, whose protein sequence is MAEEPVVVPHERLIEFIVSVLEGVKMSPKNARLTADLMARTDLRGVDSHGIGMLPKYVEWTRLGFIHPWAEPTVARDDLATGLVDGQKGLGHPASVMAMELAIAKAATYGMGIVAVRNSNHFGACANYSMMALTRGMIGLAFTNPPFVAMAPTFGRKPMMGTNPISVAAPAAAREPYVLDMATTTVAVGKLNIALRWNKPIPEGWGLDERAQATTDPSRVLASRLLSPLGGSRELGSHKGYGLGVLVDILSGVLGGAVYGDVLDRKGLRAQKLTNTGHCFAAIDIKRFRPLEEFTADMDDMLGALQDMPTADGHERVYTAGQPEAETERHRRVTGIPVAPVLVQQCNDIASSLGVKPLT